From Pirellulales bacterium, the proteins below share one genomic window:
- a CDS encoding mandelate racemase/muconate lactonizing enzyme family protein yields MPKPTDIRLCELTASTQYLTYRAPAKFGGRTVTDVVLLDVVAEVETRDGCRGRGTGSMPMGNVWAWPSRTVSADQTLAAMIALAQELARLANDYRGVGHPLEITHELAQSLQATADAITRTAALAEAMPRLAQLVAASPLEAAIHDAFGKALGHNSYNLLGSDYVSTDLATYLTDEFVGEFLDRYTLRKPKPRMPLYHLIGALDPLTDADVATRINDGLPETLPEWIAADGLTHLKIKLAGDDLVWDVDRVLSVERVATDAQAARGCTQWFCSADFNERCANVEYLLDFLARIKERSPEALDRLQYIEQPTARDLRANPENRMHRAARIKPVVIDESLVDLESLLAARELGYSGVALKACKGHSGALLMGAAAQKYGMFLCVQDLTCPGASFLHSASLAARVPIVAAIEGNARQYCPAGNRGWSDRFPTMFHITDGTIGTAALDGPGLGF; encoded by the coding sequence ATGCCGAAGCCAACCGACATTCGCCTCTGCGAACTTACGGCGAGCACGCAATACTTGACGTACCGCGCGCCGGCCAAGTTCGGCGGCCGAACCGTCACCGACGTCGTGCTCCTCGATGTCGTCGCGGAAGTGGAAACCCGAGACGGCTGCCGTGGGCGTGGCACGGGATCCATGCCGATGGGGAACGTCTGGGCCTGGCCGAGCCGAACCGTCTCGGCCGATCAGACGCTCGCCGCGATGATTGCGCTCGCGCAAGAGTTGGCTCGCCTTGCTAATGACTATCGCGGAGTCGGCCATCCGCTGGAGATCACGCACGAGTTGGCGCAGTCGCTCCAAGCAACCGCCGATGCGATCACGCGCACCGCCGCCCTCGCCGAGGCGATGCCGCGATTGGCGCAGCTCGTCGCCGCCAGTCCATTGGAAGCGGCTATCCACGACGCTTTCGGCAAGGCACTCGGCCACAATTCGTATAACCTGCTCGGTTCCGACTATGTCTCAACGGATCTCGCGACCTATTTGACCGACGAATTCGTCGGCGAGTTTCTCGATCGCTACACGCTCCGAAAGCCCAAGCCGCGGATGCCGCTCTACCACTTGATCGGGGCGCTCGATCCGTTGACCGACGCCGACGTGGCGACTCGGATCAACGACGGACTACCTGAAACGCTCCCCGAATGGATCGCCGCGGACGGCCTGACCCATTTGAAGATCAAGCTGGCGGGCGACGATCTGGTTTGGGACGTCGACCGCGTGCTTTCCGTGGAACGGGTCGCGACGGACGCGCAAGCCGCCCGCGGATGCACGCAGTGGTTTTGTTCGGCCGATTTCAACGAGCGCTGCGCGAATGTCGAGTATCTGCTCGATTTCCTCGCTCGAATCAAAGAGCGGTCACCCGAAGCTCTCGATCGGCTCCAATACATCGAGCAGCCGACCGCGCGCGACCTGCGGGCCAATCCCGAAAACCGTATGCACCGCGCCGCGCGGATCAAGCCGGTCGTGATCGACGAATCGCTGGTCGATCTAGAAAGCCTGCTGGCCGCCCGCGAATTGGGCTACTCGGGCGTCGCTCTCAAAGCGTGCAAGGGGCACAGCGGCGCGCTCTTGATGGGCGCCGCCGCGCAGAAATACGGCATGTTTCTCTGCGTCCAAGATTTAACGTGCCCCGGCGCGTCGTTCCTGCACTCGGCGAGCCTGGCAGCCCGCGTGCCCATCGTGGCGGCCATCGAAGGCAACG